From the genome of Aerococcus sanguinicola:
ACCGCTGAATAGCCGAGTTCTGAAACTTTTTTCAGGGTTTCATAGGCTCCTAATTCCTCAAACTTGTCCTTTAACATCATTGCTTGAACGCCAATTTTACTCATTTAAATATCCCCCTTATAGATGGTTTGCTTGGTCTTCGATGATGCTTTCATGGCATCGATCATTTCCATAGTGGTTAAGGCATCGGACAGTTGGCAATAGTTGTCTGTGCCGTCAATAATGGCCTGGTAGAAGTTTTCGATGCAGCGCTGGTGGCTAGGTCCATAGTAGATCTTAGTCCCTGGTAAGCTTTCGTTTTCAGCCAAGCAGTTCATTTGGTCATCGTAGAGCTTGTCGTCTTTAATGGTATAGCGGGTCTTTTGGGTCACAACCTGTAATTCAATGGAATCGTTACCGTAATAGGCATTGGTCGCCGCAAAGAAGCCGTGGCTACCATCGCTTAGTTTATAATTGGCCATTGCCGAATCTTCCACTTCGATATCGTATTCCATTAGATTACCCAGCATGCCTCGGCAAGCTAGCCAGTCCGTATCGGTCACATAATGCATGAGGTCCAGGGTATGGATGGACTGGTTGATAATGGTCCCAGCCCCTGCTTCAGCTTCCCGTCCCCGCCAAGGCTTCATGGTGTAATAGTCTTCCGGCCGGTACCAGGCAACAAGCCCCTTAACCGCAATCACTGGCGAGGTATCTTCCTCTGTCAGAATGCGCTTAAGCTCTTGAACCGTAGCATTCAAGCGATTCTGAAAGCAAATCGCCAGCTTGCTGTCATTGGCCAGGTCTTCCTGGGCAGCTAGAAGTTGGCGGGTCCGCTCGGCGTCAATGGTTACCGGCTTCTCAAGGAAGACATGAACCCCTGCCTTTAAACATTTGAGCGCTGCCTCATCGTGGAGATGGTGGGGCAAGCAGATGTGGACCACATCCAAATCTTCCTGGTCAAGCATCTTATCTAGGTCGGTATAGAAACGGGCCCCTTCCGCTTGAGTTTTCAGGCTTTCATCGAGGTCACAGACAGCTGTTAACTCAGCTGCCTGGGCATTCTCGATCGCTCTCAAGTGGACC
Proteins encoded in this window:
- a CDS encoding Gfo/Idh/MocA family protein; this translates as MLKVGVVGLGTVSVVHLRAIENAQAAELTAVCDLDESLKTQAEGARFYTDLDKMLDQEDLDVVHICLPHHLHDEAALKCLKAGVHVFLEKPVTIDAERTRQLLAAQEDLANDSKLAICFQNRLNATVQELKRILTEEDTSPVIAVKGLVAWYRPEDYYTMKPWRGREAEAGAGTIINQSIHTLDLMHYVTDTDWLACRGMLGNLMEYDIEVEDSAMANYKLSDGSHGFFAATNAYYGNDSIELQVVTQKTRYTIKDDKLYDDQMNCLAENESLPGTKIYYGPSHQRCIENFYQAIIDGTDNYCQLSDALTTMEMIDAMKASSKTKQTIYKGDI